A DNA window from Fuerstiella sp. contains the following coding sequences:
- a CDS encoding DUF1501 domain-containing protein, which translates to MQCIPGRKTTAHNGLTRRKLLTVGGLSLFGGLTQTNLLRAEQSRNLSGGSARSVVLLNLFGGPPHMDMFDLKPDAPDNVRGEFKPIATSVPGLRISELLPKTAGLMDRATLIRTYSHKYNSHNPYNVLTGFDGGKDSDNYFAKVTDHPGIGSICQYLDIGAKDVPQYVMMPASPGYTQALRRAGPYGGYLGSQYDPLFTVCDPQIAREPKHDYDAVVPMGHPTLPSLDAQPGITASRFSGRGSLLKQLDTDLARLENSGAISRLDEFRQQAFNLLSSSATRKAFDITDESDSMRDHYGRNLWGSSLLVARRLVEAGSTFITVHWESKGKNHWDLHGNCFEMLKIQCPNLDQLIAAFVTDLEQRNLLDSTLFVVMGEMGRTPTINKAAGRDHWPQCGFSLLFGGGSRRGVVVGKTDKHAAYPAERPVSAGDMVATIYHLLGIDSRMTVRDLGGRPVHIAHGGSPVFEAIA; encoded by the coding sequence ATGCAATGCATTCCTGGACGAAAGACGACAGCACATAACGGGCTGACGCGACGTAAACTGCTGACGGTTGGCGGCCTCTCCCTGTTCGGCGGACTGACGCAGACAAATCTTCTTCGCGCGGAACAATCCCGGAATTTATCAGGGGGTTCAGCACGATCTGTGGTTCTGCTGAATTTGTTCGGCGGACCGCCGCACATGGACATGTTCGATCTTAAGCCGGATGCACCGGACAATGTGCGCGGAGAGTTTAAGCCCATTGCGACCTCTGTTCCTGGCTTACGAATATCCGAGCTACTGCCCAAAACGGCCGGACTGATGGACCGGGCAACACTCATCCGCACTTACTCTCACAAATACAACAGTCACAATCCGTACAATGTGCTGACAGGTTTTGACGGCGGGAAGGACAGCGATAATTATTTCGCCAAAGTGACGGATCATCCGGGTATTGGATCGATCTGTCAGTATCTCGACATCGGTGCGAAGGATGTGCCTCAATACGTCATGATGCCGGCATCTCCAGGCTATACACAGGCGCTTCGTCGAGCAGGACCATATGGCGGCTATCTTGGCAGTCAGTACGACCCGCTGTTCACTGTTTGCGATCCGCAAATCGCCCGCGAACCAAAGCATGACTACGATGCGGTCGTTCCGATGGGCCACCCCACACTGCCCTCACTTGACGCACAGCCTGGGATCACGGCCAGTCGATTTTCCGGCCGAGGTTCACTGCTGAAACAGCTGGACACGGACCTGGCGCGGCTGGAGAACAGTGGTGCGATTTCACGCCTCGACGAGTTCAGGCAGCAGGCCTTTAATCTGCTGAGTTCCTCCGCAACGCGCAAGGCGTTTGATATCACGGACGAATCAGATTCAATGCGCGACCATTATGGCCGGAATCTTTGGGGGTCAAGTCTGCTGGTCGCCCGTCGTCTGGTAGAAGCCGGGTCAACCTTTATCACGGTCCACTGGGAATCTAAAGGTAAGAACCACTGGGATCTGCACGGTAACTGTTTTGAAATGCTGAAAATCCAGTGTCCGAATCTGGATCAGTTAATTGCTGCCTTTGTGACGGACCTCGAACAGCGGAATTTGCTGGACTCAACCCTGTTCGTGGTCATGGGTGAAATGGGACGCACTCCGACCATTAACAAAGCGGCGGGGCGCGATCACTGGCCTCAATGTGGTTTCTCACTTCTGTTCGGTGGCGGGAGTCGGCGAGGAGTTGTCGTAGGAAAGACCGACAAGCACGCCGCCTATCCCGCAGAACGGCCCGTGTCAGCGGGAGACATGGTGGCCACGATCTACCATTTACTGGGGATTGACTCGCGGATGACGGTCCGTGATCTGGGGGGGCGCCCCGTACATATCGCGCACGGGGGTTCGCCTGTGTTCGAAGCGATTGCCTGA